From Pseudomonas poae, the proteins below share one genomic window:
- a CDS encoding ABC transporter ATP-binding protein, with protein sequence MSQAILQVRDISLSFKGVKAINALSFEVQRGEICALIGPNGAGKSSLLNVLNGVYRFDAGEIVFEQQHFHRIDPLGAARRGIGRTFQNNALFKKMSVLDNILTGLSRHMRTRFIEQALGLPRARREAAAFRLRAQGILEFLELQAHRDVLVGNLSYGLQKRVELGRALIAGPSLLLLDEPMAGMNAEEKHDMARFVADVNRDLGTTVVLIEHDMGVVMGLSDHVVVLDYGRKVGDGTPAEVQANPEVIAAYLGVAH encoded by the coding sequence ATGAGCCAGGCCATTCTCCAGGTGCGGGATATCTCGCTGTCGTTCAAAGGGGTCAAGGCCATCAACGCCTTGTCCTTCGAGGTGCAGCGCGGCGAAATCTGCGCGCTGATCGGGCCCAACGGTGCCGGCAAGAGTTCGTTGCTCAATGTGCTTAACGGCGTGTACCGCTTCGATGCCGGCGAGATCGTGTTCGAGCAGCAGCACTTCCACCGTATCGACCCCTTGGGCGCGGCGCGCCGAGGTATTGGCCGCACGTTCCAGAACAATGCGCTGTTCAAGAAAATGAGCGTGCTCGACAACATCCTTACCGGCCTGTCGCGGCACATGCGCACCCGCTTTATCGAACAGGCCCTGGGCTTGCCTCGTGCGCGGCGTGAAGCCGCAGCCTTCCGCCTGCGCGCCCAGGGCATCCTCGAGTTTCTGGAGCTGCAGGCCCACCGCGATGTGCTGGTGGGTAACTTGTCCTATGGCCTGCAAAAGCGCGTGGAGCTTGGCCGTGCACTGATCGCCGGGCCCAGCCTGTTGCTGCTGGACGAGCCGATGGCCGGGATGAACGCCGAGGAAAAACACGACATGGCGCGCTTCGTCGCCGATGTAAACCGCGACCTCGGCACCACCGTGGTGTTGATCGAGCACGACATGGGCGTGGTCATGGGCCTGTCCGACCATGTGGTGGTGCTCGACTACGGGCGCAAGGTCGGCGACGGCACGCCCGCCGAGGTACAAGCCAACCCCGAGGTGATCGCGGCGTACCTGGGAGTTGCCCACTGA
- a CDS encoding branched-chain amino acid ABC transporter permease, with protein sequence MTFFFETLLGGLLAGTMYSLVAIGFVLIYKASGVFNFAQGSMLLFAALTFVSLHDQGVPFALALLLTVIVMIVGALLIERLVLRPLVNRSQITLFMATLGLSFIIEGLAQGLMGSQVRALDLGIDDVPLFVGPLMLSQFDLIAAAVAVVLVTVLALLFNKTRIGVSLRAVADDTTAALSIGINLNRIWQIVWAVAGIVGLVAGLLWGARQGVQFSLSLVVLKALPVLIIGGFTSIGGAIVGGLIVGAAENLAEVYIGPLIGGGITPWFAYVLALAFLYIRPAGLFGERAIERV encoded by the coding sequence ATGACCTTCTTCTTTGAAACCCTGCTCGGTGGCCTGCTCGCCGGCACCATGTACTCGTTGGTCGCCATCGGCTTCGTGCTGATCTACAAGGCCAGCGGCGTGTTCAATTTCGCCCAGGGCTCGATGCTGCTGTTTGCCGCGCTGACCTTTGTCAGCCTGCATGACCAGGGCGTGCCGTTTGCCCTGGCGTTGCTGCTGACGGTGATCGTGATGATCGTCGGCGCCTTGCTCATCGAGCGCCTGGTGTTGCGGCCGCTGGTGAATCGTTCGCAGATCACCCTGTTCATGGCCACCCTGGGCCTGTCGTTCATTATCGAGGGCCTGGCCCAAGGCTTGATGGGTTCCCAGGTGCGTGCGCTGGACCTGGGCATCGACGACGTGCCGCTGTTTGTCGGGCCGCTGATGCTCAGCCAGTTCGACCTGATTGCGGCGGCGGTCGCGGTGGTGCTGGTGACGGTGCTGGCGCTGCTGTTCAACAAGACCCGCATCGGTGTGTCGCTGCGCGCCGTGGCGGATGACACCACGGCGGCGCTGTCGATCGGCATCAACCTCAACCGCATCTGGCAGATCGTCTGGGCGGTGGCCGGCATCGTCGGGCTGGTGGCGGGCCTGCTGTGGGGCGCACGCCAGGGCGTGCAGTTCTCCTTGTCGCTGGTGGTGCTCAAGGCGCTGCCGGTGCTGATCATCGGCGGCTTTACCTCGATTGGCGGGGCGATTGTCGGCGGGCTGATTGTCGGCGCGGCGGAGAACCTGGCCGAGGTGTATATCGGCCCGTTGATCGGCGGCGGCATCACGCCGTGGTTCGCCTATGTATTGGCTTTGGCCTTCCTGTATATCCGTCCCGCCGGCCTGTTCGGCGAGCGCGCCATCGAGCGAGTCTGA
- a CDS encoding branched-chain amino acid ABC transporter permease has translation MSIPVAQETAPLVLIQRRVPWGLIGLLALAFVVVPLWGNDYWLNAILIPFLVLSLAGLGLNLLTGYTGQTSVGAAGFMAVGAFATYGFLLRLPELGLPVALLGGGIISALVGLVFGLPSSRIKGFYLMVTTLAAQFFLEWVFVKFPWFYNYGSSGTISAPKLALFGHDLNTTLGRYLLTLVTVLLLTWTAVNLVRSQVGRNWMAIRDMDTAAAVVGIPVVRYKRLAFAVSSFYLGIAGALWAFAYLGTASASSFDINRSFQILFIIIIGGMGSIAGNFVGAAFISLLPIFLSHAGQALFGGAVDAGQLQNLQKIIFGVLIIVFLIKEPEGLIRLLHNLRDRVRQWPLRF, from the coding sequence ATGTCGATACCCGTTGCTCAAGAAACCGCGCCGTTAGTGCTGATTCAGCGGCGCGTGCCCTGGGGCCTGATCGGCCTGCTGGCGCTGGCCTTTGTGGTGGTGCCGCTGTGGGGCAATGACTATTGGCTTAATGCGATCCTGATCCCGTTTCTGGTGCTGTCGCTGGCCGGGTTGGGCCTGAACCTGTTGACCGGTTACACCGGACAGACCTCGGTGGGCGCGGCGGGGTTCATGGCCGTCGGCGCGTTCGCCACCTACGGGTTTCTGTTGCGCCTGCCGGAGCTGGGCTTGCCGGTGGCGTTGCTCGGTGGCGGGATTATCAGCGCGCTGGTTGGGTTGGTGTTCGGCCTGCCCAGCTCGCGGATCAAGGGTTTCTACCTGATGGTCACCACCCTGGCCGCGCAGTTTTTTCTAGAGTGGGTGTTCGTCAAATTTCCCTGGTTCTACAACTATGGCTCGTCCGGGACAATCTCTGCGCCGAAGCTTGCGCTGTTCGGTCATGACCTGAATACGACACTGGGCCGCTACCTGCTGACCCTGGTGACGGTGCTGCTGTTGACCTGGACCGCCGTGAACCTGGTGCGCAGCCAAGTCGGGCGCAACTGGATGGCGATCCGCGACATGGACACGGCCGCCGCCGTGGTCGGCATCCCGGTGGTGCGCTACAAGCGCCTGGCGTTTGCGGTCAGCTCGTTCTATTTAGGCATCGCCGGCGCGCTGTGGGCCTTCGCCTACCTGGGCACGGCCAGCGCCAGCAGCTTTGATATCAACCGCTCGTTCCAGATCCTGTTCATCATCATTATCGGCGGCATGGGCAGCATTGCCGGCAACTTTGTCGGCGCGGCGTTTATCAGTTTGCTGCCGATCTTCCTCAGCCATGCCGGGCAGGCGCTGTTCGGCGGTGCGGTGGATGCGGGGCAGTTGCAGAACCTGCAGAAAATCATCTTTGGCGTATTGATCATCGTGTTCCTGATCAAGGAACCCGAGGGCTTGATTCGCCTGTTGCATAACCTGCGTGACCGTGTGCGGCAGTGGCCGCTGCGCTTCTAA
- a CDS encoding ABC transporter substrate-binding protein, with protein MRASLKRSLIGAAFTLATLAGAVPQAMASPDQQFIPLATYRVGAYASSGVQVWAGMIDYLRYINEVEGGINGVKLVWQECETEWTAEKGIECYERFKNGLDGAPVAVYQPNGAPAAYALSERAEVDKIPLITLGYGRTEATDGTVFPYNFPVMLTFYSEASTLVNYIAQREGGFDKLKGKKIATVYHDSAYGRETLGPLKLLAEKYGFENIQIPVADPGNEQSAQWRQVRQANPDWVFLRTWGVSTPVAVKTAARFGFPVDHIIGDIWASSSEDVLPAGAAAKGYLALTPYPAGADFEIHKRLKQYILDKGHSDLKDLKNFGSVYYNSGLVNAAVAVEAIRTGQAKFGKRPLNGEEGRWGLEHLNIDDTRLKAMGYLGLMQNLKLSCRDHEGGGSARVQQWDGANWALISDWIAADRALLRPLIDEKSAAFAKEKGLTPRTCTGDE; from the coding sequence ATGCGTGCATCCTTGAAACGTTCCTTGATCGGCGCCGCGTTTACGTTGGCGACCCTGGCTGGTGCTGTACCGCAGGCGATGGCCTCGCCTGATCAGCAATTCATCCCGCTGGCCACCTACCGTGTTGGCGCCTACGCCTCCAGTGGCGTGCAGGTGTGGGCCGGGATGATCGACTACCTGCGTTACATCAACGAGGTCGAAGGCGGTATCAACGGCGTGAAATTGGTGTGGCAGGAATGCGAGACCGAGTGGACGGCGGAGAAGGGCATCGAGTGCTACGAGCGCTTCAAAAATGGCCTGGATGGTGCGCCGGTCGCGGTGTACCAGCCTAACGGCGCACCGGCGGCGTATGCCCTGAGCGAGCGGGCCGAAGTCGACAAGATCCCGCTGATCACCCTCGGCTACGGCCGCACCGAAGCCACCGACGGCACGGTCTTCCCGTACAACTTCCCGGTGATGCTGACCTTCTACAGCGAAGCCTCGACCCTGGTGAACTACATCGCCCAGCGCGAAGGCGGCTTCGACAAACTCAAGGGCAAGAAAATCGCCACGGTCTACCACGACTCGGCCTATGGCCGTGAAACCCTGGGCCCGCTGAAATTGCTCGCGGAAAAATACGGCTTTGAAAATATCCAGATTCCGGTCGCCGACCCCGGCAACGAGCAATCGGCGCAATGGCGCCAGGTGCGCCAGGCCAATCCGGACTGGGTGTTCCTGCGCACCTGGGGTGTTTCAACCCCGGTCGCGGTGAAAACCGCTGCGCGTTTCGGCTTCCCGGTGGACCATATCATCGGCGATATCTGGGCCAGTTCCAGCGAAGACGTATTGCCCGCAGGTGCCGCCGCCAAAGGCTACCTGGCGCTCACTCCCTACCCGGCAGGGGCCGATTTCGAGATCCACAAGCGCCTCAAGCAGTACATCCTGGACAAGGGCCACAGCGACCTCAAGGACCTGAAAAACTTCGGCAGCGTCTACTACAACTCCGGCCTGGTGAACGCCGCTGTGGCCGTGGAGGCGATCCGCACCGGCCAGGCCAAGTTCGGCAAGCGCCCGCTCAATGGCGAAGAAGGCCGCTGGGGCCTGGAGCACTTGAATATCGACGACACGCGCCTCAAGGCCATGGGCTACCTGGGCCTGATGCAGAACCTCAAGCTGTCGTGCCGCGACCACGAAGGCGGCGGCTCGGCGCGGGTGCAGCAATGGGACGGCGCCAACTGGGCGCTGATCAGCGACTGGATCGCCGCCGACCGTGCGCTGCTGCGCCCGCTGATTGACGAAAAGTCCGCCGCATTCGCCAAGGAAAAAGGCCTCACGCCACGCACCTGCACCGGGGATGAATAA